TAACTGTTATTGGAGAAATCTAAAAACTGAAAAAATGCGATCGCCTGGGTATCCTAGTGTAACTTATAGCAATTTTCTACTAACTTTTACTACAGGTGGAACCTGACTAATTTTGTGTAATAGTTAGAATAGAGGTATTTGAGTTTGATACGGGCATCCTAGTAGTGTGAAGGTCTCTACATATTTTCCCTAGTAAAGATAGCAGCGAATATTTCAAGTATTTTCACAATATTAATTTGAGTTGCAAAATCTGTTGATTGCTCAGCAAATACTGAATTACACAAGTATAATATTCCGTCATACAAAACCTCAAGTTTGTGTGCATATACGTATTTGCACACTTTACCTAACTACATAAATCAAAAGCCCATCACTATGAAAAATAGAAAAACAATCCCTAAAAAAAGTGTATTTAGGGGACTGTTTGCATTTAGAACCCGAATTTTCTTTTTAGTCTTCGTTTTCATTATTAGTTTTTTTGGCATTCTGCTATCAAATTGGTTGCTGGCAAGTCAGCCAACCTTAGCCAGAATTAGTCTTTTACAAGCTGCACCCACTCAGCCGCTTGGCTATTACGACTACTTCGGTAAACTCCTGAGTCCCCAAGATGCGGCAAAGTTAGTACAAGAAAAGCAACTTGATCCGAGTGACCCTATTTCTTATCAAAAAATAGGCGCAGTCGAAATTACACAAGAATTAATTGACAAAGGCGAAGATATATTTTTTAACAGGAAAATAGGCGATGACTTTGGTTTGCAAGATGTGTTTGGTTTTAGAAGGGGCTTAATTCGCATTTTGCCAGAATTAACTACAGCGATCGCTCAATTAGGCGGACAGGCGACAAACAACTTACAAATTACCCTGCAAAAAGACATAACACTGGGTAGTCGGACATTTCCTCAAGGAACTGTGATCAACACAGGTTTAAAAGTGGAAAGAGGAACACTTTTTCCTTTGGGAATCAAACAAAACGGCGATATTAGCTGTGCAGCCTGCCACGCAGTTGTTTCTGGTCAAGGTAAACGCTTAGCTGGAGTACCCAATGGTGAACTTGCGATACCTCTATTAGTTGCTTTAGCACCAAATTCAGCCGCCGGATTTGCCAGGTTAAACTTTAATCCTCTAGACCCACAGTACCAAGGTAAAGGTAAAACTATTATTGATAGTCAAGGTAATTTGGTTACATTACCCGACCCTGATAAATTTGAACAAGCCTTCGACGATGCTGTATTAGATGTGCCTTTTGGTCACTTCGAGAGTTCCCCAGATGGCATCGACAATACTACCCAAATTCCCAGTGTCTTCACTTTTCAGACACATCCTTATTTAGCTGATGGACAGTTTGCTGTTGGGCCGTTTGCTGGACTCAGCGCTATTAACAATGCAGTCCACTCTTCAGAAATTAACCTGTTAGCAGCTGCCCAACTAAGTCAAAAAACTCTTGGTATTGACTCAGAAGTCTACATTGGCACATTTCTCCAGAATGCTGCTGACCCACGTCTGCGTTTACCACCAGGACAACCAGTGAAACCTTCAGAGTGGCTGCGACAGGTTGCACCAGATGTTATCCAAGCAGAGTTAGAAGATCAAATCCCTGCACCTGGAACAGGTACTTATCCCAACTTAAGTCCTAGTTTGTTTACATACAACGGTTTGGTTTTCAGTCCCGACACTAATAAGTCAGATGATATCGCCAGTGGTAATTTCTTATTTGCCAGCAATGCGATGTCAGCTTTCCAAAATAATTTATTGCCACCTGCTAACCGCACTCGCGAAAATTGGCAAGCACTAAAAAGCGGTTCTGTTGTGCGGGGGGCAAAAATATTTCAGGAAGCCGGATGTGCAACTTGTCACATTCCACCTTTCTTTACCGATAACAAAATTCATCCAGTTAGTGAAATTGGTACTAACCCTGAACGTGGTAAATCTCGCCTGAAACTCAATGATTTGTTAGTGCCACCAAAAATATACAGCTTCGATACACCTGTGCCTGTACCTGCCAATGCTACAGTTCTGGATGTACCAACAGAAGGCATTTCTGTTAACCCGACAACTTTACCTACAGGTATATTGCCAGAGGGAGGTTATAAAACTACTTCCTTACGGGGTCTTTACTTCAGCGCCCCATATTTGCACGATGGTGGTGCAGCAGTCAGGGTTGGAAGTTTGCAAGTTAACTCAGATGGCAACTTTAATGTAGTTGACCCCACAGGCTTGGGATTAACTGGTACTCTCAGTCAAAGCATACCCGCCGATCCTGCTAGCAGCTTGCGCGCCTTGCTAGATGAGGAACTCCGCACCCAAGTTATAGCAGCCAACCAAGCTAACCCTGCTTTGGTGAGGAGTAATCTTGATGGTACTGGTCATGAATTTTATGTGGGTCGTGAGAAGCAAACTGACTTGATTAACTTCTTGTTAGCACTGGATGATGACCCTAGTCGATTTTAGGTTGGGGTGGTTTGCACCGGACATTGCAACTATAGCCATCCTACATACATCATTTGTGAAAAACAAGATCCGCGACTTTTCTAAAAAGTCGCGGATCTGAGCGATCTGATGAGCATCTCAATTTTGCCAAAATATATAGGATTGTGACAAAAACTCTTTATAAACGTCTTTCCTTTGTGTTCTTTGTGTCCTTTGCGGTTCTTCCCCATCTAGAACAGAAAACTCTGTTAATTCTGGATGTTTGAAAAAATCTTCAACTGTTGAGTCTATATAAGGTGCTAGTAATTTATGCCTTTCCTCGACAGGAAGCCTAGCAATTTCTTGCAAAGATAATTGTTTTTCTTGGATTTATTGATGAAACAGTAGCATCTGATGCTTTGTTGGTTACTTGCTTTAGCTGTCGTGATTTTTGCACGAGAAATTCTACAAAATCTAGTACTTCCTGTTGTTTTTCATAAGGGAGTATCCGCAGATTATCTAATACTGCTTGTTCAATATTCATACTTCCTCCTATTGTATTAACGTCTGAAATCTCTCATTTTCTCGAATAGCATCAAAATCAGAGTCGGTTTTTGCCATTTCTCGACATTCGGGATTAAGAATAATTGCTTTTTGCAAGTTTGCAATTGCTTGTTCAATATTTCTTTGTAGTGCATAACAACAAGCTTTGTTGTACCAAGCTTCGTGGTCGTCAACTTTAATTGCAACGGCTTTGTTGTAGGATGCGATCGCATCTTCGTATTCTTTTGCTGAATACAGCAAGTTTATCTAAAGTTTGTTGACTATCAAAAATTTCGTTTTCTATTGATAATTCCGGTGTGATTTGTCGAATTCGCTTGTAAATCACTTCTTTAAATTTTTGCAATCCTGGCTCGTAAATATCTCCTTCGAGATTATAAAGGGTTAAATGCTGGCGAAGAAAGTTTGTAGTAAGGACTTTAGTCCTTATTTTTTCAGCACTAAATACAAACCCTGAATTAAATCTTGACAACTACTGGGTAAAGCTAACCCAGCAAGAATTTTAATTCGTGTTCAACGAAGCTTTAATACTCGCGAATGAAGTTTTAATACTCGTTTATTTATTTCAAAGACTCAATGACGGAGTTATATTACTCATTTATTGAGTTCAAAGACTCGCCGACGCAGTTCTAATACTCGTTCATCTGTTTCCAAGACTCATCGACGCAGTTGTGATACTCGTTCATTCTAGTTCAAAGACTCGCCGACGCAGTTCTAATACTCGTTCATCTGTTTCCAAGACTCATCGACGCAGTTGTGATACTCGTTTACTGATAAATTAAGAGCCAGAGGCTCTAATTCTCGTTAGCAAGTTGAACCTGGTAACGAGGCTTTGGAGACTCTGTTGCAAAATATCTAATTTCTACTCCCCTCTCCTTACCAAGGAGAGGGGCTGGGGGTGAGGTTCCGCCACCGCTTCACTGCTACTTGCAACTCCTGTGACAACCAACTATCAAACTGCGGATAAACTGGCAACCTCGGCACTAACTCCCACCCCACAGGCTGTAAAATTTCTCTTAGCTCCTGCTCTTGCATATGAGGATAATCAGGATTAACTTCATCTACAGGGCCAATTCCACCTAAATCTCTCGCGCCAGCTGCTAAACATGTG
Above is a genomic segment from Fischerella sp. JS2 containing:
- a CDS encoding TPR end-of-group domain-containing protein yields the protein MLYSAKEYEDAIASYNKAVAIKVDDHEAWYNKACCYALQRNIEQAIANLQKAIILNPECREMAKTDSDFDAIRENERFQTLIQ
- a CDS encoding di-heme oxidoredictase family protein, whose protein sequence is MKNRKTIPKKSVFRGLFAFRTRIFFLVFVFIISFFGILLSNWLLASQPTLARISLLQAAPTQPLGYYDYFGKLLSPQDAAKLVQEKQLDPSDPISYQKIGAVEITQELIDKGEDIFFNRKIGDDFGLQDVFGFRRGLIRILPELTTAIAQLGGQATNNLQITLQKDITLGSRTFPQGTVINTGLKVERGTLFPLGIKQNGDISCAACHAVVSGQGKRLAGVPNGELAIPLLVALAPNSAAGFARLNFNPLDPQYQGKGKTIIDSQGNLVTLPDPDKFEQAFDDAVLDVPFGHFESSPDGIDNTTQIPSVFTFQTHPYLADGQFAVGPFAGLSAINNAVHSSEINLLAAAQLSQKTLGIDSEVYIGTFLQNAADPRLRLPPGQPVKPSEWLRQVAPDVIQAELEDQIPAPGTGTYPNLSPSLFTYNGLVFSPDTNKSDDIASGNFLFASNAMSAFQNNLLPPANRTRENWQALKSGSVVRGAKIFQEAGCATCHIPPFFTDNKIHPVSEIGTNPERGKSRLKLNDLLVPPKIYSFDTPVPVPANATVLDVPTEGISVNPTTLPTGILPEGGYKTTSLRGLYFSAPYLHDGGAAVRVGSLQVNSDGNFNVVDPTGLGLTGTLSQSIPADPASSLRALLDEELRTQVIAANQANPALVRSNLDGTGHEFYVGREKQTDLINFLLALDDDPSRF
- a CDS encoding DUF2281 domain-containing protein, encoding MNIEQAVLDNLRILPYEKQQEVLDFVEFLVQKSRQLKQVTNKASDATVSSINPRKTIIFARNC